A window of Exiguobacterium sp. FSL W8-0210 contains these coding sequences:
- a CDS encoding toxic anion resistance protein: protein MTHSDKDTWQQWPDEQEQPTISDPSVDLNVAETPPKMPARPVEEMIPSDVPSEQRQKIERLLQVIDLQKTDAVMQFGAPVQRELSQFSDQVLSEVKMKDGGEAGKLLSDLMQRVRQMDPDTLQEKKSFWSNVPVIGRAKKKAETYFLQYEKMSAYLEEVVHNLDRSKFGLMKDITLLDQMYQKNKRYFEELNVYIAAGETKIAHVRQHEIEPLRTEVEVSRDQTKLQELNDLIQLTDRFEKKIHDLKLSRTISLQMAPQIRVIQQNNQILAEKIESAVVNTIPLWKNQVVLSLSLSRQKAALEMQKDVTNTTNQLLEQNSKLLKESSIEIAEENEKGIVSVESLKVAHQNLIETLDETLRIQQEGKQKRRDAEHELERMENELKQKVIEVASKSRELPNRPY from the coding sequence ATGACCCATTCTGATAAAGATACATGGCAACAATGGCCTGATGAGCAAGAGCAACCGACGATTTCTGATCCATCGGTCGATTTGAATGTAGCAGAGACACCACCTAAAATGCCGGCACGTCCGGTCGAAGAGATGATTCCTTCAGATGTTCCGTCAGAACAACGACAAAAGATCGAACGTCTACTACAGGTGATTGATCTTCAGAAAACAGATGCTGTCATGCAGTTTGGCGCGCCTGTTCAACGTGAGTTATCCCAATTCTCTGATCAAGTCTTAAGTGAAGTGAAGATGAAGGATGGCGGCGAAGCGGGAAAATTGTTGAGTGATTTAATGCAACGTGTCCGCCAAATGGATCCAGACACGCTCCAAGAAAAAAAGAGTTTCTGGTCGAACGTACCGGTCATTGGTCGGGCGAAGAAAAAAGCGGAAACGTACTTCTTGCAATACGAGAAAATGAGTGCGTATCTGGAAGAAGTCGTACACAATCTTGATCGATCGAAATTTGGTTTAATGAAGGATATTACGCTACTTGATCAAATGTATCAAAAGAACAAGCGTTATTTCGAAGAATTGAACGTCTATATTGCAGCCGGCGAAACGAAAATTGCTCACGTTCGTCAACATGAAATCGAACCGTTACGAACAGAAGTCGAGGTATCGCGGGATCAAACGAAGTTACAGGAATTAAATGACTTGATTCAATTGACGGATCGTTTTGAAAAGAAAATCCATGATTTAAAATTATCTCGAACGATTAGCTTGCAGATGGCACCGCAAATTCGTGTCATTCAACAAAACAACCAAATTCTAGCGGAAAAAATTGAATCAGCCGTCGTCAATACGATTCCACTTTGGAAGAACCAAGTTGTCCTATCTTTGAGTCTGTCGCGTCAAAAGGCAGCGCTTGAAATGCAGAAGGATGTCACCAATACTACGAACCAGTTACTTGAGCAAAATTCGAAGTTGCTGAAGGAATCGTCAATTGAAATTGCGGAAGAAAACGAAAAAGGTATCGTATCTGTTGAATCGTTAAAGGTTGCACATCAAAACTTGATTGAGACACTCGATGAGACATTACGCATCCAACAAGAAGGAAAACAAAAGCGTCGTGATGCGGAGCATGAGTTAGAACGAATGGAGAACGAACTGAAACAAAAAGTCATCGAAGTCGCTTCAAAAAGCAGAGAATTACCGAATCGACCATACTAA
- a CDS encoding CobW family GTP-binding protein has protein sequence MQDKIRTTVITGFLGAGKTTLLNHLVSQPTEKFALLVNEVGSVHIDEALIERSDEEMIELTNGCICCSIRGDLRDALLRIAKRRRDGELSFDRLLIETTGVADPGPILQTFYFEPAVEQSYQISSVVTVIDAYHLERQLTFQENVKQIGFADVLILNKMDLVDVSERETLTALLRERNPSAAIIETEQAQLESDRLFETFHFPKEEQVRLSQQTDQIHQSVEDFTALTIVEERPLNRNRFGMVLREVLEAYAEDLYRYKGIIHFADTDRKVILQGTGMIYGTAIREPFSEQPKTTLVFIGKGLDEQAIRKGIEAAIEHG, from the coding sequence ATGCAAGACAAAATACGTACGACTGTCATTACTGGTTTTTTAGGTGCCGGTAAAACTACGCTACTCAATCATCTCGTTTCTCAACCGACAGAAAAGTTTGCGTTGCTCGTCAATGAAGTAGGTTCTGTTCATATTGATGAAGCATTGATTGAACGAAGTGACGAAGAGATGATCGAATTGACGAATGGCTGCATTTGTTGTTCGATTCGCGGTGATTTACGGGATGCGTTGCTCCGGATCGCAAAACGCCGTCGAGATGGGGAGCTATCGTTTGATCGATTATTGATTGAGACGACAGGCGTTGCTGATCCAGGACCGATTCTACAGACATTCTATTTTGAGCCGGCTGTTGAACAGTCCTATCAGATTTCCAGTGTCGTCACAGTCATCGATGCATATCATTTAGAACGTCAACTGACGTTCCAAGAAAATGTGAAACAAATCGGTTTTGCTGATGTCCTTATCTTAAATAAGATGGATTTAGTTGATGTATCAGAGCGCGAAACGTTGACCGCTTTACTGCGCGAACGAAATCCTTCTGCAGCTATCATTGAAACGGAACAGGCTCAACTTGAATCGGACCGACTGTTTGAAACGTTCCATTTTCCAAAAGAAGAGCAAGTACGACTCAGTCAACAAACGGATCAGATTCATCAATCGGTTGAGGATTTCACGGCATTGACGATTGTCGAGGAACGACCCTTGAACCGAAATCGATTTGGAATGGTTCTACGTGAGGTGTTAGAAGCGTATGCGGAAGATCTCTATCGCTATAAAGGAATCATTCATTTTGCAGATACGGATCGAAAGGTCATTTTACAAGGTACTGGCATGATTTATGGCACAGCAATCAGAGAACCATTTAGCGAACAACCAAAGACGACGCTCGTCTTCATTGGGAAAGGGCTAGATGAACAAGCGATACGAAAAGGAATCGAGGCGGCAATTGAACATGGTTGA
- a CDS encoding sodium-dependent transporter, producing MKGNAWASKVGFILAAAGSAIGLGAIWKFPYTTGTNGGGAFLLLFLVFTLLLGLPVLIAEFLIGRTSGKTALRAFSELGHKKFTFIGVLGVIACFLLLSFYSVIGGWVLIYTILGFTGRLTTMDSGALGELFGTISASPLYVISGQLIFLALTCWIVLRGVQSGIEKMSKIMMPLLFVCFIVLVVRSLTLDGAMEGVKFFIQPDFSVLNRTSVLSALGQAFFSLSLGVSAMLTYASYMKERGEINRSAAWIVTMNVAVSLLAGFAIFPAVFASGLDPAEGPALLFIVLPTVFSQIQFGSLFLTLFFLLFAFASITSSIAMLEVVVASLTDRKENATMRDKKRTTWLATLAIAIVGIPSALSFGILGDAQFMGKTFFDSVDFLVSNILMPIGALLISIFAGFKLDRALVEQELVTSPMMKKMVPIWRLSVCYLSPIAILIILVWPLFG from the coding sequence ATGAAAGGAAACGCATGGGCTTCAAAAGTTGGATTTATTTTAGCAGCAGCGGGATCCGCCATTGGTCTGGGGGCCATTTGGAAATTTCCGTACACGACTGGAACGAACGGAGGAGGCGCGTTTTTACTCTTATTCCTCGTGTTTACCTTACTGCTGGGACTGCCTGTCTTGATTGCCGAATTTTTAATCGGTCGAACGAGCGGGAAAACAGCACTTCGAGCATTCTCGGAGCTTGGCCATAAGAAGTTCACGTTCATTGGTGTCCTTGGTGTCATCGCCTGTTTCTTGTTGCTCTCTTTCTACAGCGTCATTGGTGGATGGGTATTGATTTATACCATTCTAGGGTTTACTGGTCGTTTAACGACGATGGACAGTGGTGCGCTTGGTGAACTGTTCGGCACGATTTCTGCCTCACCGCTCTATGTCATTTCAGGACAATTGATTTTCCTCGCATTGACGTGTTGGATCGTCTTACGTGGTGTTCAATCTGGTATTGAAAAAATGAGTAAAATCATGATGCCTTTATTATTTGTTTGTTTCATTGTTCTTGTTGTCCGTTCTTTGACACTCGATGGTGCAATGGAAGGTGTTAAATTCTTCATACAGCCTGATTTCTCGGTCCTGAATCGAACATCAGTGCTCAGTGCACTCGGTCAAGCGTTCTTCTCACTATCGCTCGGTGTATCAGCGATGCTGACATACGCTTCCTATATGAAGGAACGTGGAGAGATTAATCGTTCTGCAGCTTGGATCGTTACAATGAATGTCGCCGTCTCATTATTAGCTGGATTCGCGATTTTCCCAGCTGTTTTTGCTTCGGGTCTTGACCCTGCAGAAGGACCGGCATTACTTTTCATCGTATTGCCGACTGTTTTCAGTCAGATCCAGTTTGGCTCGTTGTTCTTAACATTGTTCTTCCTTCTATTTGCTTTCGCATCGATCACGTCATCGATCGCTATGCTTGAGGTCGTTGTTGCTTCCTTAACGGATCGTAAAGAAAACGCGACGATGCGTGATAAAAAACGGACGACATGGCTTGCGACACTAGCGATTGCAATCGTCGGGATTCCGTCCGCGCTTTCGTTCGGAATCTTAGGTGATGCGCAGTTCATGGGGAAAACGTTCTTTGATAGCGTTGATTTCCTAGTCTCGAATATTTTAATGCCAATCGGTGCATTATTAATTTCGATTTTTGCTGGCTTTAAGTTAGACCGTGCACTTGTCGAACAAGAATTGGTTACTAGCCCAATGATGAAAAAAATGGTCCCAATCTGGCGACTGAGTGTATGTTACCTAAGTCCAATTGCGATCCTCATTATTCTTGTTTGGCCGTTGTTCGGATAA
- a CDS encoding 5-bromo-4-chloroindolyl phosphate hydrolysis family protein, with translation MKSSWWIFGSIGMMFVFLQLADTFNFSGIFIALGLWFIWSGYRTKPGRRYRTERKSTEIKRKNVKKKLLLDDEEEFVGSVILKPERATRRFEETDDLELQVLQRTIEEGFAKIQTYDQIVPSIRDSEIRSEMRIVSREAHVLFEELYESPRDVKKVRDFFTFYLDSLLSISEKYADLERRGAQVQLDTKNQLISNLKMIGQKLKQQQTLLLEGDTVDLERELLTIEKVLAQETEQRKQEESYRHDPF, from the coding sequence ATGAAGTCTTCATGGTGGATATTTGGTTCCATCGGTATGATGTTCGTATTTCTACAATTAGCCGATACGTTCAACTTCTCGGGAATCTTCATCGCTCTTGGTTTGTGGTTCATTTGGAGCGGTTACCGGACAAAACCAGGTCGACGATATCGGACAGAACGGAAGTCGACTGAAATCAAGCGGAAAAATGTGAAAAAGAAATTACTTCTTGACGATGAAGAGGAATTCGTCGGAAGTGTCATTTTAAAACCAGAACGGGCGACACGCCGTTTTGAAGAGACGGATGATTTGGAGCTTCAAGTATTGCAGCGGACAATCGAAGAAGGATTTGCGAAAATCCAGACGTACGATCAAATCGTTCCGTCCATTCGAGATAGCGAAATTAGAAGCGAGATGCGAATCGTCTCTCGTGAAGCGCATGTATTGTTCGAGGAATTATATGAAAGTCCACGCGACGTCAAAAAAGTTCGGGACTTCTTTACATTCTACTTGGATTCCTTATTGTCGATTTCAGAAAAATATGCCGATTTGGAACGCCGTGGTGCCCAAGTTCAATTGGATACGAAAAATCAATTGATTTCGAACTTAAAGATGATCGGTCAAAAGCTGAAACAGCAACAAACCTTGTTGCTTGAAGGAGACACCGTTGATTTAGAACGGGAACTTTTGACGATTGAAAAGGTACTGGCGCAAGAGACTGAACAACGAAAACAGGAGGAGAGTTACCGACATGACCCATTCTGA
- a CDS encoding hemolysin family protein, translated as MWLINLTIVLLLILANGIFAMTELALLSSKRSKLEKAANDGKKSAHVALELLDRPTDLLSTVQVGITLIGIVNGAFGGAALSGPVIKWLAQFAWLAPYASTIGYILVVTIITYISLVIGELVPKRVALVSPERVTMWLAPPMRFFSIVLRPFIWVLSKSTSSIFRLIGLDRLQTEDETEDEVRQLLIRGTQEGTFNRSEAEQVSRVFDFHDLYAYELMEPRTVTEWIDLADDSDTILQELRQARHRNLPVGHGDLDHFVGFIDAKEVLSTERPVQELERLIQSPLIVPRQLKATVLLERMRKETVSIAFVLDEYGGFLGMITLFDILEAFVGEISSVEEEPELVMRKDGSFLADGLLHIDDLKRTLGYTEDLPGEQLNAYHTVAGLILYTLGDVPSRGSTVEIGPYRFEVVDLDGRRVDQILIERIEHEQTPLP; from the coding sequence ATGTGGTTGATTAACTTAACGATTGTACTGCTTTTGATTCTAGCAAACGGTATTTTTGCGATGACCGAACTCGCTTTGCTTTCCTCAAAACGGTCCAAATTAGAGAAAGCAGCGAATGATGGCAAAAAGTCAGCCCATGTTGCGTTAGAGTTACTTGATCGACCAACCGATCTGTTATCGACTGTTCAAGTCGGCATCACGTTAATCGGCATCGTCAATGGTGCCTTTGGTGGTGCCGCTCTCTCAGGACCGGTCATCAAGTGGCTTGCTCAATTCGCGTGGCTCGCCCCTTATGCCAGTACGATCGGATATATTCTAGTCGTAACGATCATCACCTATATTTCACTCGTCATCGGTGAACTCGTTCCTAAGCGTGTCGCCCTTGTCAGTCCAGAACGGGTCACGATGTGGCTTGCTCCACCGATGCGTTTTTTCTCGATTGTGCTTCGACCATTCATTTGGGTTCTAAGTAAGTCGACGAGTTCCATCTTCCGTTTGATTGGTCTGGATCGACTGCAAACAGAAGACGAGACGGAAGACGAAGTCCGGCAATTACTGATTCGTGGTACGCAAGAGGGAACCTTCAATCGGTCTGAAGCGGAGCAAGTCTCTCGTGTGTTTGATTTTCATGATTTGTACGCTTACGAACTGATGGAGCCGCGTACCGTTACCGAATGGATTGACTTAGCGGATGACTCCGATACGATCTTACAAGAGCTCCGGCAAGCGCGACATCGAAACTTACCGGTTGGTCATGGTGACTTGGATCACTTCGTCGGTTTCATCGATGCGAAAGAGGTGCTATCAACGGAACGACCTGTTCAAGAACTTGAACGGCTGATTCAATCACCGCTGATCGTTCCCCGTCAATTAAAAGCAACCGTCTTGCTTGAACGGATGCGCAAAGAGACGGTATCAATCGCATTTGTTCTCGATGAATACGGTGGTTTCCTAGGCATGATCACCTTATTCGACATCCTCGAAGCATTCGTTGGCGAAATTTCAAGCGTTGAGGAAGAACCGGAACTCGTCATGCGAAAGGATGGCTCCTTCCTAGCGGATGGTCTATTGCACATCGATGATTTAAAGCGGACGCTCGGTTATACAGAAGACTTACCCGGTGAACAGTTGAACGCCTATCATACGGTTGCTGGTTTGATTCTATATACGTTAGGTGATGTTCCCTCCCGTGGGAGTACTGTCGAAATTGGACCGTACCGGTTTGAAGTCGTTGATTTAGACGGACGACGCGTCGACCAAATTCTGATCGAGCGCATCGAACATGAACAAACACCCCTACCGTGA
- a CDS encoding IS256 family transposase: MTQFTTDIMQALVKKEDISEVFRKHLETAVNTLLQTELTAFLDYEKYDRIGFNSGNSRNGVYTRTLHTEYGDLNLSIPRDRNGEFNQQTVAPYKRSNDTLESFVIHMFQKGVTMSEISDLIEKMYGHHYTPQTISNMTKAMSEQVEAFKSRPLDKRYACVYLDATYISLKRDTVSKEAVYIAVGIREDGSKEVLAYTVAPTESAFVWEEVLLDLKERGVEEVLLFISDGLKGITDRIFAVFPDAKYQACCVHLSRNISHKVRVADRPEICEDFKSVYRAESRKLGEEALKAFVEKWKTAYPKVTRSLESNPFIFTFYDFPKSIWRSIYSTNLIESFNKKVKKYSKRKEQFPNEDSLDRFLVSQFEIYNQNFSTRCHIGFDQARAELVEMFKQA, translated from the coding sequence ATGACTCAGTTTACAACAGATATCATGCAAGCTCTAGTAAAAAAAGAAGACATCTCCGAAGTTTTCCGCAAGCATCTGGAGACAGCGGTCAATACGCTCCTTCAGACCGAACTCACAGCTTTCCTGGATTACGAAAAATATGACCGCATCGGCTTCAACTCCGGCAATTCCCGGAATGGCGTCTACACGCGGACACTCCATACGGAGTACGGGGATTTAAACCTGTCGATTCCACGTGACCGGAACGGCGAATTCAACCAACAGACGGTCGCTCCATACAAGCGCTCAAACGATACGCTGGAATCTTTCGTCATTCACATGTTCCAGAAAGGCGTCACGATGTCCGAGATCTCGGATCTGATTGAGAAGATGTACGGCCATCACTACACCCCGCAAACGATTTCCAATATGACGAAAGCGATGAGTGAACAGGTCGAAGCGTTTAAATCTCGTCCGTTGGATAAGCGCTATGCCTGTGTCTATCTGGATGCGACTTACATTTCCCTCAAGCGCGACACCGTCTCCAAGGAAGCCGTCTATATCGCAGTTGGCATCCGGGAGGATGGCTCGAAAGAAGTCCTGGCTTATACAGTGGCGCCCACGGAATCCGCGTTCGTTTGGGAAGAAGTCCTATTGGACTTAAAGGAGCGCGGTGTCGAAGAGGTGCTTCTGTTTATCTCCGACGGCTTGAAAGGCATCACCGATCGCATCTTTGCGGTTTTTCCGGATGCCAAGTATCAAGCGTGCTGCGTCCATCTGTCGCGCAACATCTCCCACAAAGTCCGTGTCGCTGACCGGCCAGAAATCTGTGAAGACTTCAAATCGGTGTACCGGGCGGAAAGCCGGAAACTGGGCGAAGAGGCACTGAAAGCCTTTGTCGAGAAATGGAAAACCGCCTATCCGAAAGTGACAAGATCATTGGAATCCAATCCCTTTATTTTCACCTTCTACGACTTCCCAAAATCGATTTGGCGAAGCATCTATTCGACAAACCTCATCGAGTCGTTCAATAAGAAAGTGAAGAAATACAGCAAGCGCAAGGAGCAATTCCCGAACGAAGATTCCTTGGACCGCTTCCTGGTTTCCCAATTCGAAATCTATAATCAGAACTTCTCCACCCGTTGCCATATCGGATTCGATCAAGCTCGTGCAGAGCTGGTTGAGATGTTCAAACAGGCTTAA
- a CDS encoding diacylglycerol/lipid kinase family protein — protein sequence MKLLLISNPTAGMNGMGLLGEVIEPLSTLFDEIVIKNTKQAGDAMHFAEESSSFDAVVVIGGDGTVFETINGVAKLDERPILGIIPGGTCNDFARTLGLPMAPRLAAEAIAMQHVVQVDLGQVEDSYFLNFLGVGLVAEASIGIDTEEKARLGKMGYYLSTIRSSLEAKPFEYELILDEGRHMTGEAVLILAANGESLGGIETNLSDGAYNDGKLDLVIVDEVNLTTIRDVILQKIGLANDPSFTHILTSGFQLKTKDAKVIDTDGEKAIHTPVTVKVLPEFLRMYGDTL from the coding sequence ATGAAGCTATTACTGATCAGTAATCCAACAGCGGGCATGAATGGTATGGGATTACTTGGAGAAGTCATCGAACCGTTAAGTACATTGTTCGATGAAATCGTCATTAAAAATACGAAACAAGCCGGCGATGCGATGCATTTTGCGGAAGAATCATCTTCGTTTGATGCCGTCGTCGTCATTGGTGGAGATGGAACGGTCTTTGAAACAATCAACGGCGTCGCAAAACTAGACGAGCGACCAATTCTTGGGATCATTCCTGGAGGTACTTGTAATGATTTCGCACGAACACTCGGGTTGCCGATGGCGCCGCGCCTTGCCGCGGAAGCGATTGCGATGCAACATGTCGTTCAAGTTGATCTCGGACAAGTCGAAGATAGCTATTTCTTGAATTTCCTTGGCGTTGGTCTTGTCGCAGAAGCATCAATTGGAATCGATACGGAAGAAAAAGCACGTCTTGGTAAGATGGGTTATTATCTATCGACGATTCGTTCGAGTCTAGAAGCAAAACCATTTGAATATGAATTAATCTTAGACGAAGGTCGTCATATGACAGGCGAAGCGGTACTAATCCTTGCGGCAAATGGAGAATCGCTCGGTGGAATCGAAACAAACTTGTCAGATGGAGCATATAACGATGGGAAACTTGATTTAGTCATCGTCGATGAAGTAAACTTGACGACTATTCGTGATGTGATCCTTCAAAAAATCGGTCTTGCCAATGATCCTTCCTTTACGCATATCCTGACAAGCGGTTTTCAGTTGAAAACGAAAGATGCAAAAGTCATTGATACAGATGGTGAAAAAGCGATTCATACACCAGTGACAGTCAAAGTATTACCAGAGTTTCTCCGAATGTATGGAGACACTCTATAA
- a CDS encoding deoxycytidylate deaminase: MKSEEKQLQWDTTWLLFARMMADRHSKCASKSVACVIVKDEKPISIGINGTPSQHVNCNEIYLKQEGILYTSRPDHPVVEESIERNGILFYRCENQEEHHEWSKQHEIHAEINALGKLAADSTSARHATAYVTHSPCHACSLALIASKIDRVVYSTGYEYGDGLNLMRQSGIEVIHLPLANEYFLEKI; encoded by the coding sequence ATGAAAAGTGAAGAGAAACAGCTGCAATGGGATACGACATGGTTATTATTCGCACGGATGATGGCAGATCGTCATTCTAAATGTGCCTCGAAATCTGTTGCCTGTGTCATCGTCAAAGATGAAAAGCCGATTTCGATTGGGATAAACGGAACACCTAGTCAGCATGTGAATTGCAACGAAATTTACTTAAAGCAAGAGGGTATTCTCTATACATCACGACCTGACCACCCGGTGGTTGAAGAATCGATTGAACGAAACGGGATTCTTTTTTATCGGTGCGAAAATCAAGAAGAACACCATGAATGGTCGAAACAACACGAGATTCATGCTGAAATCAACGCGCTCGGTAAGCTGGCAGCCGATTCGACGAGTGCGCGTCATGCGACCGCTTATGTCACCCATAGTCCGTGTCATGCATGTAGTTTGGCGCTGATTGCCTCTAAAATCGATCGGGTCGTCTATTCGACAGGGTATGAATACGGGGACGGGTTGAACCTGATGAGGCAGAGTGGGATCGAAGTCATTCACTTGCCACTCGCAAACGAATATTTTCTTGAAAAAATTTAA
- a CDS encoding reverse transcriptase-like protein — protein sequence MVELYFDGTVRPSNDEAAVGLFSKNSEGEVTEKMYQIQAINNHEAEFIAFAKAVEWAHELIAQGESVISFRTDSEAVALAVEREFVKNKRTQTIFDPAFARYQLLPLAFVKWIPRSENKADRVAREALRLYEA from the coding sequence ATGGTTGAACTTTATTTTGACGGTACGGTCCGTCCTTCAAATGATGAAGCGGCGGTTGGGCTTTTCAGTAAAAATTCCGAGGGCGAAGTCACGGAAAAAATGTATCAAATTCAAGCGATCAATAATCATGAAGCAGAATTTATTGCTTTTGCGAAAGCCGTCGAGTGGGCGCACGAACTGATTGCACAAGGCGAGAGCGTCATTTCGTTTCGGACGGATTCAGAAGCCGTTGCACTCGCAGTCGAACGCGAATTCGTCAAGAACAAACGAACGCAGACGATTTTTGATCCTGCCTTTGCGCGTTATCAACTCTTACCACTCGCTTTCGTGAAGTGGATTCCACGGTCGGAGAACAAAGCAGATCGTGTCGCACGAGAGGCGTTACGATTATACGAAGCATGA
- a CDS encoding HD domain-containing protein, whose amino-acid sequence MIQLFKALPEVTMPPYENVDFSINQSNQPIGFSIDTCAPGERVEEVLLVASGEIRTGQTGREWLQFTFNSPAGSCKGKQWINQGTAEEALRPYLETRIVRVEAKVEEYPPQSGNKSLTVQRVTPIHDASPTQFLPQLPAGESLETYRDQLLGLVGQLDSPHQEIALSILRQYWADFSTRPAALFHHHAYIGGLLKHTACMMTIGRGICDSEQPYLTLLKCIQEAEADHKNELFQAAEREIRQFSWDDSFDALYQAAKGIALLDQRPNPNELLLGILLHDIGKLWEYTHAGASADRFSRLLHVTEEEEELAGIALDLDGVLMGHMPYGCFVLEQTLREEDIRLPRAVYHRLMHMVLSHHGKREWGSSVTPQTTDAWYLHAIDLLDARKEKWRQQQGR is encoded by the coding sequence GTGATTCAATTATTTAAGGCACTTCCAGAAGTGACGATGCCTCCTTATGAAAATGTTGATTTTTCCATTAATCAGTCGAATCAACCGATTGGATTTTCGATTGATACATGTGCTCCCGGTGAACGAGTGGAAGAGGTCCTACTTGTTGCCTCTGGTGAAATCCGTACTGGTCAAACCGGACGAGAATGGTTACAATTCACGTTCAATTCGCCCGCTGGATCTTGTAAGGGAAAACAATGGATCAATCAAGGAACGGCAGAAGAAGCACTTCGTCCCTATCTCGAAACACGAATCGTTCGGGTCGAGGCCAAGGTAGAGGAATATCCGCCGCAATCCGGAAACAAATCATTGACCGTTCAGCGTGTCACTCCGATTCATGATGCCTCACCGACGCAGTTCTTGCCACAGTTACCTGCAGGTGAATCGCTTGAAACATACCGTGATCAGTTGCTTGGATTAGTCGGTCAGCTTGATTCTCCTCATCAAGAAATCGCGCTCTCGATTTTGCGACAGTACTGGGCAGATTTTTCGACACGACCGGCTGCTCTTTTTCATCACCATGCCTATATCGGTGGGTTGCTGAAACACACTGCTTGTATGATGACGATTGGTCGAGGAATTTGTGATAGTGAACAACCATACTTGACGCTACTCAAATGTATTCAAGAAGCAGAAGCCGATCATAAAAATGAACTATTCCAAGCAGCTGAACGAGAGATACGTCAATTTTCTTGGGATGATAGTTTTGATGCCCTCTATCAAGCGGCAAAAGGGATTGCACTGTTAGATCAACGTCCAAATCCGAACGAATTGTTACTCGGCATTTTATTGCATGACATCGGAAAGCTATGGGAGTATACACATGCAGGGGCTTCGGCAGATCGTTTTTCAAGACTGCTGCACGTAACAGAGGAAGAGGAAGAACTGGCGGGCATTGCGCTTGATCTGGACGGCGTGTTGATGGGGCATATGCCATATGGATGTTTTGTTCTCGAACAAACACTTCGAGAAGAAGATATCCGATTACCGCGTGCTGTTTATCACCGTCTCATGCATATGGTATTATCACACCATGGTAAACGCGAGTGGGGATCAAGTGTTACGCCGCAAACGACAGATGCTTGGTATCTCCATGCGATCGATCTACTCGATGCACGAAAAGAAAAATGGCGTCAGCAACAAGGACGCTAA